A region from the Paraburkholderia youngii genome encodes:
- the gph gene encoding phosphoglycolate phosphatase (PGP is an essential enzyme in the glycolate salvage pathway in higher organisms (photorespiration in plants). Phosphoglycolate results from the oxidase activity of RubisCO in the Calvin cycle when concentrations of carbon dioxide are low relative to oxygen. This enzyme is a member of the Haloacid Dehalogenase (HAD) superfamily of aspartate-nucleophile hydrolase enzymes (PF00702).): MAMNRGYHAVLIDLDGTMVDTAPDIVAATGLMLKDFGAEPLPSGMVTGFIGNGVRKLVQRSLNAAGLGQHVELEHAQHIFERHYAVTNAELGRVYPGVMAGLHALRQHGYRCACVTNKPQALAAALLDKTGLAAHLDGLIAGDTVASMKPSPEPLWHACRLLDAEPERCVLVGDSSVDVAAARAAGLPVFIVSYGYGSASGADMPRCDALIDSFEALPAILAQARPALRA; encoded by the coding sequence ATGGCGATGAACCGCGGCTACCACGCTGTCCTGATCGATCTGGATGGCACGATGGTCGATACCGCGCCGGACATCGTCGCGGCCACCGGCCTGATGCTGAAAGACTTCGGCGCCGAGCCCCTGCCGTCAGGCATGGTGACCGGCTTCATCGGCAACGGCGTGCGCAAGCTCGTGCAACGCTCGCTGAACGCGGCGGGCCTCGGCCAGCATGTCGAACTGGAGCACGCGCAGCACATATTCGAGCGGCATTACGCGGTGACCAACGCGGAGCTGGGTCGGGTATATCCCGGCGTGATGGCCGGGCTGCACGCGTTGCGGCAGCACGGGTACCGCTGCGCGTGCGTGACCAACAAGCCGCAGGCGCTGGCGGCGGCGCTGCTCGACAAAACGGGGCTCGCCGCTCATCTGGACGGGCTGATCGCGGGCGACACCGTGGCGAGCATGAAGCCGTCGCCCGAACCCCTTTGGCACGCGTGCCGGCTGCTCGACGCCGAGCCCGAACGTTGCGTGCTGGTCGGCGATTCATCGGTCGATGTCGCGGCGGCGCGCGCGGCCGGTCTGCCGGTCTTTATCGTCAGCTATGGCTATGGCAGCGCGAGCGGCGCCGACATGCCGCGTTGCGACGCGCTGATCGATTCGTTCGAGGCGTTGCCGGCGATTCTGGCGCAAGCGCGGCCGGCATTGCGCGCTTGA
- a CDS encoding ankyrin repeat domain-containing protein, whose product MTDMITRPLVAAVLLAAAFGACVPALAQDQGEINRQLLAAAKDDDQQSVVAALQRGASVDAMNRIGDTALVTACKKGDTAMARTLIERGANVQHANAPGDTPLMAAAYGGFDEIVALLLAHGADPLATDRVGKTAMEYAAGEGQTKVVGQLLDAGVDVNRTYKNDLTALMWAAGYDRAETAQLLLARGANRSLKDNRGMTAKDIAVQTKSARVAGLLSAS is encoded by the coding sequence ATGACAGACATGATCACTCGGCCACTTGTGGCCGCCGTTCTGCTCGCCGCCGCGTTCGGCGCTTGCGTGCCGGCGCTCGCGCAGGACCAGGGGGAAATCAACCGCCAACTGCTCGCGGCCGCGAAGGACGACGATCAGCAGTCGGTCGTCGCGGCGCTGCAGCGCGGCGCGTCGGTCGATGCGATGAACCGGATCGGCGACACCGCGCTCGTCACCGCGTGCAAGAAGGGCGATACGGCGATGGCGCGCACGCTGATCGAGCGCGGCGCGAACGTCCAGCATGCGAACGCGCCGGGCGATACACCGCTGATGGCCGCCGCCTACGGCGGCTTCGACGAGATCGTCGCGCTGCTGCTCGCGCATGGCGCCGATCCGCTCGCGACCGATCGCGTCGGCAAGACCGCGATGGAATACGCGGCGGGCGAGGGGCAAACGAAGGTCGTCGGTCAATTGCTCGATGCCGGCGTCGACGTGAACCGGACCTACAAGAACGATCTGACCGCGCTGATGTGGGCGGCCGGCTACGATCGCGCGGAGACTGCCCAGCTGTTGCTCGCGCGCGGCGCGAACCGGTCGTTGAAGGACAACCGGGGAATGACGGCGAAAGACATCGCGGTACAGACGAAGTCGGCGCGGGTCGCGGGGTTGTTGTCGGCGAGTTAG
- a CDS encoding DUF2950 domain-containing protein, giving the protein MDGQSITGKRARDVSRRRVTSSRRLCAMVLALSVPMAAFAAGQRTFANPEDAVAALSSALKTDDEASLVAIFGETHKSLVVSPDQAENEANWAKASKELDAYHLLDDRGPNRRILLVGDEAWPMPIPIVKEGGSWRFATEEGEEELINRRIGSNELAAIRVLEAYLDAQRQYASRDRNHDGLHEYAQKLASTPGKQDGLYWHTDENSDEEESPFGPLVAASSEYLKGHAAGDPYRGYQFQILTRQGKNAPGGAFSYVINGHMIAGFAMVAYPAQYGKSGVMTFVVSNNGVIYQKDRGPHAPPVTEFNPDHTWQRVKDSL; this is encoded by the coding sequence ATGGACGGGCAGAGCATCACCGGAAAGCGCGCACGCGACGTTTCGCGGCGACGCGTGACCTCATCGCGGCGGCTGTGCGCGATGGTGCTCGCGCTGTCGGTTCCAATGGCGGCGTTCGCCGCAGGGCAGCGCACTTTCGCCAACCCGGAAGACGCGGTCGCCGCGCTGTCCAGCGCGCTGAAGACCGACGACGAAGCGTCGCTCGTCGCGATCTTCGGCGAAACGCACAAGAGCCTCGTGGTCTCGCCGGATCAGGCGGAGAACGAGGCGAACTGGGCCAAGGCGAGCAAGGAGCTGGACGCCTATCACTTGCTCGACGACAGGGGACCGAACCGGCGGATTCTGCTGGTCGGCGACGAGGCGTGGCCGATGCCGATACCGATCGTCAAGGAGGGCGGCAGCTGGCGCTTCGCGACCGAAGAGGGCGAAGAAGAACTGATCAATCGACGCATCGGCTCCAACGAACTCGCAGCGATCAGGGTGCTGGAGGCTTATCTCGACGCGCAGCGCCAATATGCGTCGCGCGACCGCAACCACGACGGCCTGCACGAATACGCGCAGAAGCTGGCCAGCACGCCGGGCAAGCAGGACGGTCTCTACTGGCATACCGACGAAAACAGCGACGAAGAGGAAAGTCCGTTCGGCCCGCTCGTCGCCGCCAGCTCCGAATATCTGAAAGGCCACGCGGCGGGCGATCCTTACCGGGGCTACCAGTTCCAGATCCTGACGCGGCAGGGCAAGAACGCGCCGGGCGGCGCGTTCAGCTACGTAATCAACGGGCACATGATCGCGGGGTTCGCGATGGTCGCTTATCCGGCGCAGTACGGCAAGAGCGGCGTGATGACCTTCGTGGTGAGCAACAACGGCGTGATCTACCAGAAGGACCGTGGCCCGCATGCGCCGCCGGTGACCGAATTCAACCCGGATCACACGTGGCAGCGCGTCAAGGATTCGCTCTGA
- a CDS encoding RT0821/Lpp0805 family surface protein — protein sequence MSRQLLPGARALTHDAVHSLTITQWLAAAALLASPVLCHAANLNFLKDTPVAYMHEADRKALNDAAQKALDTKKDGESYEWSNAGTGNSVSITGTVTPQDTTKDGDRTCRTATLTAVAKGQTQTWTPIVCKTGDGPWKVLKR from the coding sequence ATGTCACGTCAATTGCTTCCTGGCGCGCGCGCGCTCACACACGACGCCGTGCACTCCCTCACGATCACGCAGTGGCTGGCGGCAGCGGCGCTGCTCGCCAGCCCCGTCTTGTGCCATGCAGCGAACCTGAACTTTCTGAAAGACACGCCCGTCGCCTACATGCACGAAGCCGACCGTAAAGCGCTCAACGATGCGGCGCAAAAGGCGCTCGATACGAAAAAGGATGGCGAATCGTACGAGTGGAGCAATGCGGGCACCGGCAATTCCGTTTCGATCACGGGCACGGTGACGCCGCAGGATACGACGAAGGACGGCGATCGAACCTGCCGGACCGCGACGCTGACCGCGGTTGCGAAAGGACAGACCCAAACCTGGACGCCGATCGTCTGCAAAACCGGCGATGGACCGTGGAAGGTACTGAAGAGATAA
- a CDS encoding pyrroloquinoline quinone-dependent dehydrogenase, whose amino-acid sequence MPFNRIQGIVGLPLLAIAFGLPVAHAADEVQNSATTTAAPVPSTLQPVTQDQLDRAGSMTAVWLHSNGSYAQTRYYPGSQINRTNVAKLKPVFIFQTAVNESMETAPIVKDGVMFLTTSFNHVYAIDAKTGKEYWHYKHKMGPVTTFCCGPNNRGVAISGDRLYMGTLDSKLVALDAKTGNVLWQTQIADPDQGYSETMAPAVVDGKVLIGTNGGEYGIRGFVKAYDANSGQLLWTFYTIPETGQEGVWATKDATGRDEKRDIDAEKKQLADKGGDFYKTLGGGVWMTPAIDRKTNTVYFMVGNPSPDLYGAIRPGDNLYTDSLVAIDLDTGKYKWHYQYVPHDVWDLDAVSPPVLIDVRDNDGKMIPGIVHAGKTGHVYVHDRATGRLIRFSQAMIPQENMWTLPTAAGARMLPGANGGVEWSPIAFDPQTRLVYAANLHQPMTYQVEDAAYPGGSKLWLGGAFKVIPSEAQWGKLSAVNVDTGKVAWDYKTDQPLIGGVLATAGGLVFNGEGNGLFRAFDAANGKKLWEFQCGAGVNAPAVSYTLDGKQYVAVAAGGNTQLDYKRGNSVIVFAVP is encoded by the coding sequence ATGCCATTCAACCGTATTCAGGGAATTGTCGGCCTGCCACTGCTCGCCATCGCGTTCGGCTTGCCCGTGGCTCATGCCGCCGACGAAGTACAGAACAGCGCGACCACCACCGCCGCGCCGGTGCCATCGACGCTTCAGCCCGTCACCCAGGATCAGCTCGATCGCGCCGGCAGCATGACGGCGGTCTGGCTGCATTCGAACGGCTCGTATGCGCAGACGCGCTATTACCCGGGCTCGCAGATCAACAGGACGAACGTCGCGAAGCTCAAACCGGTGTTCATCTTCCAGACGGCTGTCAACGAATCGATGGAAACGGCGCCGATCGTGAAGGATGGCGTGATGTTCCTGACCACGTCGTTCAATCATGTGTACGCGATCGATGCGAAGACGGGCAAGGAGTACTGGCATTACAAGCACAAGATGGGTCCGGTCACGACGTTCTGTTGCGGACCCAACAACCGTGGCGTCGCGATTTCGGGTGACCGGCTCTATATGGGCACGCTCGACTCCAAGCTCGTCGCGCTCGACGCCAAAACCGGCAACGTGCTGTGGCAAACCCAGATCGCCGATCCCGACCAGGGCTACTCGGAAACGATGGCGCCGGCGGTCGTCGACGGCAAGGTGCTGATCGGCACGAACGGCGGCGAGTACGGCATTCGCGGCTTCGTGAAGGCGTACGACGCGAATTCCGGCCAGTTGCTGTGGACTTTCTACACGATTCCCGAAACCGGCCAGGAAGGCGTGTGGGCGACCAAAGACGCGACCGGCCGCGACGAGAAGCGCGACATCGACGCAGAGAAGAAGCAGCTGGCCGACAAGGGCGGCGACTTCTACAAGACGCTCGGCGGCGGCGTGTGGATGACGCCGGCGATCGACCGGAAAACGAACACGGTGTACTTCATGGTCGGCAACCCGTCGCCGGACCTGTATGGCGCGATCCGGCCGGGAGACAACCTCTATACGGACTCGCTCGTCGCGATCGATCTCGACACCGGCAAGTACAAATGGCACTACCAGTACGTGCCGCACGACGTCTGGGACCTCGACGCGGTGAGCCCGCCGGTGCTGATCGACGTGCGCGACAACGACGGCAAGATGATCCCCGGCATCGTGCATGCGGGCAAGACCGGTCACGTGTACGTGCATGATCGTGCGACCGGCCGTCTGATCCGCTTCTCGCAGGCGATGATTCCGCAGGAAAACATGTGGACGCTGCCGACCGCGGCCGGCGCGCGCATGTTGCCGGGCGCGAACGGCGGCGTCGAATGGTCCCCGATCGCGTTCGATCCGCAGACGCGTCTCGTCTACGCGGCCAACCTGCATCAGCCGATGACGTACCAGGTCGAGGACGCCGCCTATCCGGGCGGCAGCAAGCTGTGGCTCGGCGGCGCGTTCAAGGTGATCCCGTCCGAGGCGCAATGGGGCAAGCTGTCGGCCGTCAACGTCGACACCGGCAAGGTCGCGTGGGACTACAAGACCGACCAGCCGCTGATCGGCGGCGTACTCGCGACGGCGGGCGGCCTTGTGTTCAACGGCGAGGGCAACGGCCTGTTCCGGGCGTTCGATGCCGCGAACGGCAAGAAGCTGTGGGAGTTCCAGTGCGGCGCGGGCGTCAACGCGCCGGCCGTGTCGTACACGCTCGACGGCAAGCAATACGTGGCGGTCGCGGCGGGCGGCAATACGCAGCTCGACTACAAGCGCGGCAATAGCGTCATCGTGTTCGCGGTGCCATGA
- a CDS encoding VOC family protein codes for MEHSYANDDTGNLILLEHVNLKIPNQILATAFYVTGLGLTRDPFVMTGVENMWINIGRSQIHLPHGAAQRLRGSVGLVVGELDALVKRLRSVEPLLAGTGFGWTERAGSVEVTCPWGNRYECLDPVDRSASAPWSQIDLGIAFVKMDVPVGSALPIARFYRDMFDAPVDIEEKHGLHRAIIDIGTHQQLLYAETTEPVPEYDGHHIAIYTAAFSEPFRRLAEKGLVYGEEPHQYRFADLVDLASGQRCFRLEHEVRSLHHPLYARPLVNRNPEQTDRNYLQGADWRGGRF; via the coding sequence ATGGAACACTCTTACGCTAACGACGATACCGGCAATCTGATCCTGCTCGAACACGTCAACCTGAAAATCCCCAACCAGATTCTCGCGACCGCCTTCTACGTCACCGGCCTCGGGCTCACGCGCGATCCGTTCGTGATGACTGGGGTCGAGAATATGTGGATCAACATCGGCCGCTCGCAGATTCACTTGCCGCACGGGGCGGCGCAACGTTTGCGCGGCAGTGTCGGTCTCGTGGTGGGCGAACTCGACGCGCTGGTGAAGCGTTTGCGCTCGGTCGAGCCGCTGCTCGCCGGCACCGGGTTCGGCTGGACGGAGCGCGCAGGCAGTGTCGAAGTGACGTGTCCATGGGGCAATCGCTACGAGTGCCTCGATCCCGTCGATCGATCCGCGTCGGCTCCGTGGTCGCAAATCGATCTGGGCATCGCGTTCGTGAAGATGGATGTGCCGGTCGGCAGCGCGCTGCCTATCGCGCGCTTTTACCGCGATATGTTCGATGCGCCCGTCGACATCGAAGAGAAGCATGGCTTGCACCGCGCGATCATCGACATCGGCACGCATCAGCAACTGCTGTATGCGGAGACAACCGAGCCCGTTCCTGAATACGACGGGCACCACATCGCCATTTACACGGCGGCTTTTTCGGAGCCGTTCAGGCGGCTCGCCGAAAAAGGCCTCGTGTATGGAGAGGAGCCGCATCAATACCGGTTTGCCGACCTCGTCGATCTGGCGTCCGGGCAGCGTTGCTTCAGGCTCGAGCACGAAGTGCGCAGCCTGCATCACCCGCTTTACGCGCGACCTCTGGTAAACCGCAATCCGGAACAGACCGACCGGAACTATCTGCAGGGCGCCGATTGGCGCGGCGGGCGGTTCTGA
- a CDS encoding c-type cytochrome, with the protein MRGPAPRGAPGGARAAWAALLCGGLIAAWLPSGARADAEAGKAKAQVCVACHGPMGNSTNPDYPILAGQTARYIYLELKDFKQGRRSDPRMSPMAANLSAEDMQDLADYFAAQKPISVQFKADGASIEAGSRKAAEVLCTMCHLGGFSGQNEIPRVAGQHYQYIVKELQDFRSHTRTNDAGNMTSVTRNLTDDDIHHLAAYINNLQ; encoded by the coding sequence ATGAGGGGGCCGGCGCCGCGGGGAGCGCCGGGTGGGGCGCGCGCTGCATGGGCGGCGCTGCTGTGCGGCGGATTGATCGCCGCATGGCTGCCGTCGGGCGCGCGCGCCGACGCCGAGGCGGGCAAGGCGAAAGCGCAGGTGTGCGTGGCCTGTCACGGACCGATGGGCAATTCGACCAATCCGGACTATCCGATTCTGGCCGGCCAAACCGCGCGCTATATATATCTGGAACTGAAGGACTTCAAGCAGGGACGGCGCAGCGATCCGCGCATGTCGCCGATGGCGGCGAACCTGTCGGCCGAGGACATGCAGGACCTCGCCGACTACTTCGCCGCGCAGAAGCCCATATCGGTGCAGTTCAAAGCGGATGGCGCCAGCATAGAAGCGGGCAGCAGGAAGGCCGCCGAGGTGCTGTGCACGATGTGCCACCTGGGCGGCTTTTCCGGGCAGAACGAGATTCCGCGCGTCGCGGGCCAACATTATCAGTACATCGTCAAAGAGTTGCAGGACTTTCGCTCGCACACGCGCACCAACGATGCGGGCAACATGACCAGCGTGACGCGTAATCTGACCGACGACGACATCCATCATCTGGCCGCCTATATCAACAATCTGCAGTAG
- a CDS encoding SulP family inorganic anion transporter produces the protein MNHPPGFTGLASATPPARGWRSAFPPAQWLRSYQPRWLAKDAVAGVTLAAYGIPVSLAYASLAGVPPQYGIYGYLVGGLCYALFGSSRQLAVGPTSAISMLVGVTVATMADGDPARWASIAALTSVLIACMCVIGWLLRLSSLVSFISETILLGFKAGAALTIAMTQLPKLFGVKGGGEFFFERIAVLWGQLPLTNVSVFAFGLVCIALLLLGEKLLPGRPVALAVVAASIVALSVTSLGSRGFTLVGALPQGLPEFRLPGLRVSDVDGIIPLAFACLLLAYVESVSAARALAQAHGDEIDARQELLGLGAANLAAGLFQAFPVAGGLSQSSVNDKAGAKSPLALVFASLAIGFCLMFLTGLLANLPNVVLAAIVLVAVKGLVDVRELRHVWRVSRFEFAISMVAFAAVLLLGILKGVIVAVLVSMLLIIRRAAHPHVAMLGRIPGTRYFSDLERHAENETIAHVLAVRVEASLLYFNVEHVRETIWRMIRAAPEPVRLVICDLSASPVVDLAGARMLKAMHVALQAAGTGMKVVGAHADVRDLLRAEGLEVRVGHISRRGSVADLVDAFQQNGDLADEAGRG, from the coding sequence TTGAACCACCCACCTGGCTTCACCGGCCTCGCGTCAGCCACGCCACCCGCGCGCGGGTGGCGCTCCGCGTTTCCGCCCGCGCAATGGCTGCGAAGCTATCAGCCGCGCTGGCTCGCGAAAGACGCGGTCGCCGGTGTGACGCTCGCGGCCTATGGCATTCCGGTATCGCTCGCGTATGCGTCGCTCGCCGGCGTGCCCCCGCAATACGGCATCTACGGCTATCTGGTGGGCGGCCTCTGTTACGCGCTGTTCGGTTCGTCGCGCCAGCTCGCGGTCGGCCCGACCTCGGCGATCTCGATGCTGGTCGGCGTGACGGTTGCGACGATGGCCGACGGTGATCCGGCGCGCTGGGCTTCGATCGCCGCGCTCACGTCGGTGCTGATCGCGTGCATGTGCGTGATCGGCTGGCTGCTGCGCCTAAGTTCGCTCGTCAGCTTCATCAGCGAGACGATTCTGCTCGGCTTCAAGGCGGGCGCCGCGCTGACGATCGCGATGACCCAGTTGCCGAAGCTGTTCGGCGTGAAAGGCGGCGGCGAATTTTTCTTCGAACGGATCGCCGTGCTGTGGGGGCAGCTTCCGCTGACCAATGTCAGCGTGTTCGCCTTCGGTCTCGTTTGCATCGCGTTGCTGCTGCTCGGCGAAAAGCTTCTGCCGGGGCGTCCGGTGGCGCTCGCCGTGGTCGCTGCGTCGATCGTCGCGCTGTCCGTCACGTCGCTGGGCAGCCGCGGCTTTACGCTGGTGGGTGCGCTGCCTCAGGGCTTGCCTGAATTCCGTCTGCCGGGGCTGCGGGTAAGCGATGTCGATGGCATCATCCCGCTCGCGTTCGCGTGCCTGTTGCTCGCCTATGTCGAGAGCGTGTCGGCCGCGCGCGCGCTCGCGCAGGCACATGGTGACGAGATCGACGCCCGCCAGGAATTGCTCGGTCTCGGCGCGGCCAATCTTGCCGCGGGATTGTTCCAGGCGTTTCCGGTCGCGGGCGGGCTGTCGCAATCGTCGGTCAACGACAAGGCCGGCGCGAAAAGCCCGCTGGCGCTGGTCTTCGCGTCGCTGGCGATCGGCTTCTGTCTGATGTTCCTCACCGGACTGCTCGCGAATCTGCCCAACGTCGTGCTGGCGGCGATCGTGCTCGTGGCCGTGAAAGGCCTCGTCGATGTCCGCGAATTGCGTCATGTATGGCGCGTGAGCCGCTTCGAATTCGCGATTTCGATGGTGGCGTTCGCGGCGGTGCTGCTGTTGGGCATCCTGAAGGGCGTGATCGTCGCGGTGCTGGTGTCGATGCTGCTGATCATCCGCCGCGCCGCGCATCCGCATGTCGCGATGCTCGGGCGTATTCCCGGCACGCGCTATTTCTCCGATCTCGAACGTCATGCCGAGAACGAGACGATTGCGCATGTGCTGGCGGTGCGGGTCGAGGCGTCGCTGCTGTACTTCAACGTCGAGCACGTGCGCGAGACGATCTGGCGCATGATCCGCGCGGCTCCCGAGCCGGTGCGGCTCGTGATCTGCGATCTGTCGGCGTCGCCGGTCGTCGATCTGGCGGGCGCGCGCATGCTCAAGGCGATGCACGTCGCGCTGCAGGCGGCGGGCACCGGGATGAAGGTCGTCGGCGCTCACGCGGACGTGCGCGACCTGCTGCGCGCCGAGGGGCTCGAGGTTCGTGTCGGCCACATCAGCCGACGCGGCTCGGTGGCCGACCTCGTCGACGCATTCCAGCAAAACGGCGATCTCGCGGACGAAGCGGGTCGCGGATGA
- a CDS encoding HAD family hydrolase → MQALIFDVDGTLADTETAHLQAFNAAFAEAGLDWFWDEALYSGLLKVAGGKERLLHYWRTVACEEAAGPRAREAVDALHALKTRHYTERVRERGVPLRPGITRLIDEANEAGLRVAIATTTTPANLDALLHAHFGASWRHRFAAIGDAGTTPAKKPAPDVYRHVLEQLGLQPAACLAFEDSRNGLLAARAARVTVVVTPSTFNAHEDFDGALAVLPHLGDPHAPIVPMVRGEWHRWVDLATLRRWHEDATRRPDSAARGALNADQANANASASWR, encoded by the coding sequence ATGCAAGCCCTTATCTTCGACGTCGACGGCACGCTCGCCGACACCGAGACCGCTCATCTGCAAGCGTTCAACGCCGCGTTTGCGGAAGCGGGCCTCGACTGGTTCTGGGACGAAGCGCTCTATTCGGGCCTGCTGAAAGTGGCGGGCGGCAAGGAGCGTCTGCTGCATTACTGGCGCACGGTCGCGTGCGAGGAAGCCGCGGGCCCGCGAGCGCGAGAGGCCGTCGACGCGCTGCACGCACTGAAGACGCGCCACTACACCGAGCGCGTGCGCGAGCGCGGCGTGCCGCTGCGACCCGGCATCACGCGTCTGATCGACGAGGCGAACGAGGCCGGCCTGCGCGTGGCGATCGCGACGACCACGACGCCCGCCAACCTCGACGCGCTATTGCACGCGCATTTCGGCGCCAGCTGGCGCCATCGCTTCGCGGCGATCGGCGACGCCGGCACCACGCCGGCGAAAAAGCCCGCCCCCGACGTCTATCGACACGTGCTCGAACAGCTCGGCTTGCAGCCCGCAGCCTGCCTCGCCTTCGAGGACTCGCGCAATGGGTTGCTCGCGGCGCGCGCCGCGCGCGTGACGGTCGTCGTCACGCCGAGCACTTTTAACGCGCATGAGGACTTCGATGGCGCGCTGGCCGTGTTGCCTCATCTCGGCGATCCGCATGCGCCGATCGTTCCGATGGTGCGCGGCGAATGGCATCGCTGGGTGGATCTGGCGACACTGCGTCGCTGGCATGAAGACGCCACACGGCGTCCCGATTCGGCCGCGCGCGGCGCACTGAACGCGGACCAGGCGAACGCGAACGCGAGCGCGTCATGGCGATGA
- a CDS encoding DUF3300 domain-containing protein — MAVDCRVAMQPEAADEAQGEASMDRDSRARARTIPFATALDDEPRRARRVSHVLGAALLACCGAFSIAVSLAQAPAANAPANAANAPIPAATLDKLVGPIALYPDDLIAIILPASTYPVEIVQADRFLDQYKNNKSLKLNDAWHDPIKALLNYPDIVKNMSTDLDWTIDLGEAVVADQGSVLEAIQRFRRQTQSAGHLKSDDKQVVVVEKEVIKIQPADPQVIYVPQYNPQTVVVASAPVTYAYAPTPYPAYYYPYAPGAALATGLIWGAAITAAWNGGHYETHYGGGGNNNININRERNVERGDRTVNRGDRNVERGNINTGNVNTGDINRGGGRGQGGGTSAWTPDKKPGQVSGISDRSARTQRVGDPPSRGGSAGAGAGGGLAGGNRGGAGGVAGANFAGGGAGGAGGGAGANFAGGGAGAQGRPQPSQRPTASTGARGGDAFSGYGSARDAQANSARGAASRQSAARGGGGGYAGGGGFGGGGGGGFSGGGRGGGGFTPRAGGGGRGGGRR, encoded by the coding sequence ATGGCCGTGGACTGCCGCGTAGCGATGCAGCCCGAGGCCGCTGACGAAGCGCAAGGGGAAGCATCGATGGACCGCGATTCGCGTGCGCGCGCACGCACCATCCCGTTTGCAACGGCGCTCGACGACGAGCCGAGGCGCGCGCGACGCGTCAGCCATGTGCTGGGCGCCGCGCTTCTGGCGTGCTGCGGCGCGTTCTCCATTGCGGTGTCGCTGGCGCAGGCGCCGGCCGCGAACGCCCCGGCGAACGCGGCCAACGCGCCCATTCCCGCGGCGACGCTCGATAAGCTCGTCGGACCGATCGCGCTGTATCCGGACGACCTGATCGCGATAATCCTGCCTGCGTCCACCTATCCGGTGGAAATCGTGCAGGCCGACCGGTTTCTCGACCAGTACAAGAACAACAAGTCGCTGAAGCTCAACGACGCGTGGCACGATCCGATAAAGGCGCTGCTGAATTACCCCGACATCGTCAAGAACATGAGCACCGATCTCGACTGGACGATCGATCTCGGCGAGGCCGTCGTCGCCGATCAGGGCTCGGTGCTCGAAGCGATTCAGCGCTTCCGGCGCCAAACGCAGTCGGCGGGGCATCTGAAATCCGACGACAAGCAGGTCGTGGTCGTCGAGAAGGAAGTGATCAAGATCCAGCCGGCCGATCCGCAGGTGATCTACGTGCCGCAGTACAACCCGCAGACCGTCGTGGTGGCCAGTGCACCCGTGACCTACGCGTATGCGCCCACGCCATATCCGGCCTACTACTATCCGTACGCGCCCGGCGCCGCGCTCGCGACGGGGCTGATCTGGGGCGCGGCGATTACCGCCGCCTGGAACGGCGGGCACTATGAAACGCATTACGGGGGCGGCGGCAACAACAACATCAACATCAACCGCGAAAGAAACGTCGAGCGCGGCGATAGAACCGTTAACCGGGGCGATAGGAACGTCGAGCGCGGCAATATCAACACCGGCAATGTCAACACCGGCGACATCAACCGCGGCGGCGGTCGCGGGCAGGGAGGCGGTACCTCCGCATGGACCCCGGACAAGAAGCCGGGCCAGGTCAGCGGTATCTCGGATCGTTCGGCGCGCACGCAGCGGGTCGGCGATCCGCCGTCGCGCGGCGGCAGCGCGGGTGCGGGTGCGGGCGGTGGGTTGGCAGGCGGCAACCGCGGCGGAGCGGGCGGCGTTGCCGGCGCGAACTTTGCGGGTGGCGGCGCAGGCGGTGCTGGCGGCGGTGCGGGCGCCAACTTCGCAGGGGGCGGCGCTGGCGCGCAAGGGCGGCCGCAGCCGTCCCAGCGTCCGACGGCGTCGACGGGCGCGCGCGGCGGCGATGCGTTCAGCGGCTACGGCTCGGCGCGCGACGCGCAGGCCAATAGCGCGCGCGGCGCGGCGAGCCGCCAGTCGGCGGCGCGTGGCGGCGGAGGCGGATACGCCGGTGGCGGTGGATTCGGCGGCGGTGGCGGCGGCGGATTTTCCGGCGGCGGGCGTGGCGGTGGCGGATTCACGCCGCGGGCCGGTGGTGGCGGCCGCGGCGGCGGACGGCGATAA